The following proteins come from a genomic window of Desulfuromonas sp. TF:
- a CDS encoding ketopantoate reductase family protein: MKGESSFQPKKFAVIGAGPVGGIVAAFLAKGGYDVTLCDVIPSLLEPALDPGILIEGTDHFQARVTRTTTNVDDLADDPPDVVVVTVKATALPLIASALENIVTEGRYVVSWQNGIDTELVLAEQLGSRAVMRAVVNFGCTLVKPGRIHMSFHHRPHFLQELDPASRDAAVGICNALTECGLDTRHTDQIADMVWRKAVLNSCMNPICAVTGKTMAEAISDPIIFNLVDSLIKEGVAVARANEFSLGSNFYPYGINYLKNAGHHKPSMLQDIEAKRRTEVDYINGKIVEYGAQAGMPTPFNTMIRGLVKALEP, from the coding sequence ATGAAAGGTGAAAGCAGCTTCCAGCCGAAAAAATTCGCGGTCATCGGTGCCGGTCCCGTCGGCGGGATCGTCGCGGCCTTTCTCGCCAAGGGCGGTTACGATGTCACACTCTGCGACGTGATTCCGAGCCTTCTCGAGCCAGCCCTTGATCCCGGAATCCTCATAGAAGGGACCGACCACTTCCAGGCCAGGGTGACCAGAACAACCACCAACGTCGATGACCTTGCCGATGACCCGCCCGATGTGGTGGTTGTCACCGTCAAGGCCACCGCCCTGCCCCTGATCGCCTCGGCCCTTGAGAACATCGTCACCGAGGGGCGTTACGTCGTGAGCTGGCAGAACGGCATCGACACCGAACTGGTCCTGGCGGAGCAGCTCGGCTCCAGAGCGGTCATGCGGGCGGTTGTCAACTTCGGATGCACCCTGGTGAAGCCCGGGCGCATCCACATGTCCTTCCATCATCGTCCCCACTTCCTCCAGGAGCTCGACCCCGCTTCCAGGGACGCGGCCGTCGGCATCTGCAACGCCCTGACCGAGTGCGGCCTCGATACCCGTCATACCGACCAGATTGCCGACATGGTCTGGCGCAAGGCGGTTCTGAACTCCTGCATGAATCCCATCTGCGCCGTCACCGGCAAGACCATGGCCGAGGCCATCAGCGATCCGATCATCTTCAACCTGGTCGACTCTCTCATCAAAGAAGGGGTCGCCGTGGCTCGCGCCAATGAATTTTCCCTCGGCTCGAACTTTTACCCCTATGGCATCAATTACCTGAAAAACGCAGGGCACCACAAACCCTCCATGCTCCAGGACATCGAGGCGAAGCGGCGGACCGAAGTCGACTACATCAACGGGAAAATCGTCGAATACGGTGCTCAGGCCGGCATGCCCACCCCCTTCAACACCATGATACGAGGTCTGGTCAAGGCGCTCGAGCCCTGA
- a CDS encoding indolepyruvate oxidoreductase subunit beta — METLNIVIAGVGGQGVLMASKVLAECALVSGLDVKQNEVHGMAQRGGSVISFVRIGDRIYSPVVLPGTADILISFEPLEALRYVHYLKPGGRLIYSKVTINPSTVAAGLAVYPTDVEEQIARLCGNAHGIEALSIAKEAGNAKAVNMVMVGSVMKNLPFKPEVIKDVVREVSKGKGADVNLKALEGGAAAA, encoded by the coding sequence ATGGAAACTCTCAATATCGTAATCGCCGGCGTCGGCGGCCAGGGGGTTCTGATGGCCTCCAAGGTACTCGCCGAATGCGCCCTGGTCAGCGGGCTGGATGTCAAGCAGAACGAAGTTCACGGGATGGCTCAGCGGGGCGGCAGCGTCATCAGCTTCGTCCGCATCGGCGACCGGATTTACTCCCCGGTGGTCCTGCCGGGAACGGCCGACATCCTGATCTCCTTCGAACCCCTCGAGGCCCTGAGGTATGTCCACTACCTCAAGCCCGGCGGCAGGCTGATTTACAGCAAGGTCACCATCAACCCCAGCACCGTGGCGGCGGGCCTGGCCGTCTACCCCACCGATGTCGAGGAGCAGATCGCCCGCCTATGCGGCAATGCCCATGGGATCGAGGCTCTTTCCATCGCCAAGGAGGCCGGCAACGCCAAGGCCGTCAACATGGTCATGGTCGGCTCGGTGATGAAGAATCTGCCCTTCAAACCGGAGGTCATCAAGGACGTGGTCAGGGAGGTCTCCAAGGGAAAGGGGGCCGACGTCAACCTGAAGGCACTCGAAGGCGGCGCTGCCGCTGCCTAA
- the iorA gene encoding indolepyruvate ferredoxin oxidoreductase subunit alpha, protein MTKQIISGNEAIALGFGDSGGVFASGYPGTPSTETLEEVARLGEVYCEWAPNEKVALESAIGASIAGGRALSTMKHVGVNVAADPLLTLNHTGVNAGLILMVSDDPGMHSSQNEQDSRNYAKFAKIPMLDPANSQEAYDFVRAGFEISEQFDAPVMLRTTTRISHAKGLVQPKEKIEPKIGEWVKDVPKYVMLPNFARIKHPQIEERLLKLQEFAETSELNRIEMGDKDLGIITSGISYQHVKEAFPNASVLKLGLVHPLPPKKIKEFAGSVKRLMVVEELDAIFEEQIRAMGIRVDIGKNKISYCGEVNAEIIRAAAGESVSAKAMAPVEKLPARPPVFCSGCAHRGLFTILAKLKTFVSGDIGCYTLGALPPMNAMHSVIDMGASISAAHGMAKVNAIAGREEKPVAVIGDSTFFHSGMTGLLSMAYNGGNALVIIMDNRTTGMTGGQENPGSGQTLQGTPAKQVEIAPLVRALGIENVAELNTYDLKETEAIIKKGLETPGPYVLIDKNPCILRYRIKKPALTVDPDKCTGCRACLKVGCMALGLTASGDKPKVRIDPNVCNGCGICKQTCKFDAMSEV, encoded by the coding sequence TTGACGAAGCAGATCATTTCCGGCAACGAGGCTATCGCCCTGGGCTTCGGCGATTCCGGGGGGGTCTTCGCCTCCGGTTATCCCGGAACGCCCAGTACCGAAACCCTGGAAGAGGTGGCCCGCCTCGGCGAGGTCTACTGCGAGTGGGCCCCCAACGAGAAGGTCGCCCTGGAGTCGGCCATCGGAGCTTCAATAGCCGGCGGCAGGGCCTTGTCCACCATGAAGCACGTCGGGGTCAATGTGGCCGCCGATCCGCTGTTGACCCTCAATCACACCGGCGTCAATGCCGGCCTGATTCTCATGGTGTCGGACGATCCGGGGATGCACTCCTCCCAGAACGAGCAGGACAGCCGCAACTACGCCAAATTCGCCAAGATCCCGATGCTCGACCCGGCAAACTCCCAGGAAGCCTACGACTTCGTCCGGGCCGGCTTCGAGATCTCCGAGCAGTTCGACGCCCCGGTGATGCTGCGCACCACCACCCGCATCTCCCATGCCAAGGGACTGGTCCAGCCGAAGGAGAAGATCGAGCCGAAGATCGGCGAATGGGTCAAGGACGTGCCCAAATACGTCATGCTCCCCAATTTTGCCCGGATCAAGCATCCCCAGATCGAAGAGCGCCTCCTGAAGCTTCAGGAGTTCGCAGAAACCTCGGAGCTCAACCGGATCGAGATGGGCGACAAGGATCTCGGCATCATCACCTCCGGCATTTCGTATCAGCACGTCAAGGAGGCCTTTCCCAACGCTTCGGTGCTGAAGCTGGGCCTGGTTCACCCCCTGCCCCCTAAGAAAATCAAAGAGTTCGCCGGGAGCGTCAAGCGCCTCATGGTGGTTGAGGAACTCGATGCTATTTTCGAAGAACAGATCCGGGCCATGGGGATTCGGGTCGATATCGGCAAGAACAAAATTTCCTACTGCGGCGAGGTCAATGCTGAAATCATCCGGGCCGCCGCCGGCGAGTCCGTGAGTGCAAAGGCCATGGCTCCGGTCGAGAAGCTGCCCGCACGCCCACCCGTCTTCTGCTCAGGCTGTGCTCACCGAGGCCTTTTCACCATTCTGGCCAAGCTCAAGACCTTCGTCTCGGGCGACATCGGGTGCTATACCCTCGGCGCCCTGCCGCCGATGAATGCCATGCATTCGGTGATCGACATGGGGGCCAGCATCAGCGCCGCCCACGGCATGGCCAAGGTCAACGCCATCGCCGGCAGAGAGGAGAAGCCGGTGGCGGTCATCGGCGATTCCACCTTCTTCCATTCGGGGATGACCGGGTTGCTGAGCATGGCCTACAACGGCGGCAATGCCCTGGTCATCATCATGGACAACCGCACCACAGGCATGACCGGCGGGCAGGAAAACCCCGGCTCCGGCCAGACCCTGCAGGGCACTCCGGCCAAGCAGGTCGAGATCGCCCCGCTGGTCAGGGCCCTGGGGATCGAAAACGTCGCCGAGCTCAACACCTATGACCTAAAGGAAACTGAGGCAATCATCAAAAAAGGGCTCGAAACCCCCGGCCCCTACGTCCTGATCGACAAGAACCCCTGCATCCTCCGCTACCGGATCAAGAAGCCCGCACTGACCGTCGATCCAGACAAGTGCACCGGCTGCCGCGCCTGCCTCAAGGTGGGGTGCATGGCCCTGGGCCTGACCGCCTCCGGCGACAAACCGAAGGTTCGGATCGACCCCAATGTCTGCAACGGGTGCGGTATCTGTAAACAGACGTGCAAATTCGACGCGATGTCCGAGGTCTAA
- a CDS encoding amino acid-binding protein, producing the protein MKLKQLSIFLENAPGRLFETTEALGEAGLNLRSLCICDSSHDFGVLRILVSDVATARRVIMQKQLPARVDEVVAAEIEDTPGSLARALKSFQGTKVNVEYMYALAGTGISSGKAVMVFRFSDNDRAIEILQDAGVKLLDAEAFGILENPS; encoded by the coding sequence ATGAAGCTGAAGCAACTCTCCATTTTTCTCGAAAATGCCCCCGGCCGCCTTTTCGAAACGACCGAGGCCCTCGGAGAGGCGGGCCTCAATTTGAGATCGCTCTGCATCTGCGACAGCTCCCACGACTTCGGTGTACTGCGGATTCTCGTCTCCGATGTGGCGACGGCACGCCGGGTGATCATGCAGAAGCAACTTCCGGCCCGGGTCGACGAGGTCGTCGCGGCCGAGATCGAAGACACGCCCGGCAGCCTGGCCAGGGCCCTCAAGTCCTTCCAGGGAACCAAGGTCAATGTCGAGTACATGTACGCACTGGCCGGAACGGGAATCTCCTCAGGCAAAGCGGTGATGGTCTTCCGTTTCAGCGACAATGATCGGGCCATCGAGATCCTCCAGGACGCCGGCGTCAAGCTTCTCGATGCCGAGGCCTTCGGGATCCTCGAAAATCCGAGTTAG